Proteins from a genomic interval of Musa acuminata AAA Group cultivar baxijiao chromosome BXJ1-9, Cavendish_Baxijiao_AAA, whole genome shotgun sequence:
- the LOC135594101 gene encoding protein SMALL AUXIN UP-REGULATED RNA 12-like, translating to MDSKKLSKITELVSYQQMLKKWKKLAVAGDGSSKSIRFLKRALSLSGYIPKGCFVVCVGQEMQRFVIPTECLSHTAFAVLLREAEEEYGFEQEGVLRIPCEVSVFRSILKMVEKTKEGIYYC from the coding sequence ATGGACTCCAAGAAGCTCAGCAAGATCACCGAGTTGGTCAGTTACCAGCAGATGCTGAAGAAATGGAAGAAGCTTGCAGTTGCAGGCGATGGCAGCAGCAAGAGCATCAGGTTCCTGAAGAGGGCCCTCTCCCTCTCCGGGTACATCCCAAAGGGATGCTTCGTTGTGTGTGTCGGACAGGAGATGCAGAGATTCGTGATCCCAACCGAGTGTTTGAGTCACACGGCCTTCGCAGTTCTGCTCAGAGAAGCAGAAGAGGAGTATGGCTTCGAGCAGGAAGGAGTGCTGAGAATCCCCTGCGAGGTGTCTGTCTTCCGAAGCATATTGAAGATGGTAGAGAAGACCAAAGAAGGCATTTACTACTGCTGA
- the LOC135584318 gene encoding FCS-Like Zinc finger 13-like: protein MADSGDQKRHSIVKLALFVGFGDSAAAARSPRSFAAGDGAVGLAIVAAMSAAAEEPGAVLTRSEPIPIGAVVAKPGLKAASPKKGEAGEDAELSESYTCVISHLGGNRVKKRVYFGDGDDGMLFEPPPPPELAEPPFVVAEFLRCCFLCKKKLDGMDVYMYRGEKAFCSEECRYQQMLLDELGEKFSSGALKNCECSSVPFRVTTGVAAA, encoded by the exons ATGGCCGAttccggcgaccagaagaggcatTCCATTGTAAAGCTCGCTCTTTTCGTGGGCTTCGGAGACTCCGCGGCCGCCGCCCGCTCACCCCGGAGCTTTGCCGCCGGCGACGGCGCCGTGGGCCTCGCCATCGTCGCCGCCATGAGCGCGGCCGCCGAGGAGCCGGGCGCGGTCCTGACCCGGTCCGAGCCGATCCCGATCGGCGCCGTGGTGGCGAAGCCCGGGTTGAAGGCCGCCTCCCCGAAGAAGGGGGAGGCGGGGGAGGACGCGGAGCTCTCCGAGAGCTACACTTGCGTGATCTCGCACCTCGGAGGGAACAGGGTGAAGAAAAGGGTCTACTTTGGCGATGGCGACGACGGCATGCTCTTCGAGCCTCCACCGCCTCCGGAGTTAGCGGAGCCGCCGTTCGTGGTGGCTGAGTTCCTGAGGTGCTGCTTCCTCTGCAAGAAGAAACTCGACGGAATGGACGTCTACATGTACAG AGGAGAGAAGGCCTTCTGCAGTGAAGAGTGCAGATACCAGCAGATGCTACTAGATGAACTCGGCGAGAAGTTTAGCTCTGGAGCACTGAAGAACTGCGAATGCTCTTCGGTTCCCTTCCGTGTTACGACAGGTGTTGCAGCTGCTTGA